One stretch of Schizosaccharomyces pombe strain 972h- genome assembly, chromosome: III DNA includes these proteins:
- the mug117 gene encoding protein mug117: MWKFCCVTEKLTLFLFIYGICIYICIAVPIRSDLSTVFEPEAKGSRITSNYRRSLFNMLGYDNSVHPNNCKGSFLCPMLRGENRACPNAYMKYNRSLIYHGYSSYTASSCTAIYECEGDYPARTGNEIIDEFDQLNLQCSACGTRFFNNDNENTRCYVKLNYCYPDCTEITPSTSEYDYREPVRDW, from the coding sequence ATGTGGAAATTTTGTTGTGTAACAGAGAAATTAACTTTGTTCCTATTCATATACGGAATCTGCATTTACATATGCATTGCAGTCCCAATTAGAAGTGATCTTAGTACTGTCTTTGAGCCAGAAGCAAAAGGCTCTCGAATTACTTCAAACTATCGAAGAAGTTTATTTAACATGCTTGGATATGATAATTCGGTTCATCCTAATAACTGTAAGGGCTCATTTCTTTGCCCTATGCTTCGAGGAGAAAATCGTGCGTGTCCGAACGCGTACATGAAGTATAATAGATCCTTGATCTACCATGGATATTCTTCTTATACAGCTAGTTCTTGCACTGCCATTTATGAGTGCGAAGGTGATTATCCAGCACGCACAGGCAACGAAATCattgatgaatttgatcAATTAAATTTGCAATGTTCCGCTTGTGGAActcgtttttttaataatgataatgaaaaCACAAGATGCTATGTCAAATTGAACTACTGTTATCCAGACTGTACCGAAATTACACCAAGCACCAGCGAATACGATTATCGAGAGCCGGTTAGAGATTGGTAA
- the cca2 gene encoding ATP/CTP tRNA nucleotidyltransferase — MYSRIVLNDVEKKVVNLLKKTADFIESKSSSSSSLEVRLAGGWVRDKLLGLSSDDLDVTLNKVTGVDFANSIFEYVHSLDSDSVIPYKDALGKLTVNPDQSKHLETATLSLFDLDIDFVGLRAESYDDKSRIPSVTPGTVETDALRRDFTVNTLFFNIRTEKIEDITKRGYKDLQTKVLVTPISPLQSFLEDPLRILRGIRFASRFEFTIDPSVVSAIQDPKVCKAFEKKVSKERVGEEIEKMLKGANAKLALQLLYSTNTYQFTFDTLPAEKEFQIPKALEATESLFQSLALTFPKLMKLSEDEKIGLWLYVALIPWSSQTVMVKKKQFYIPAIIAKDKLKLRSTYVNQLNQCCTFNPIFDELVNDTSTKNCSSIGSLIRQLNKSWEVVFLTSVIYSCCKTPAASVSNTFSSYKSLYDFIYDKNLQNAYNMKPLLDGKQIMKNVGVKPGPQLKETMDNMISWQFKHPEGSVEDCVAYLQSLKI; from the exons ATGTATTCTAGAATTGTATTGAACGATGTTGagaaaaaagttgttaatcttttgaaaaagactGCTGATTTTATTGAATCTAAATCCAGCAGCAGTTCGTCATTGGAAGTTAGATTGGCAGGAGGATGGGTTCGCGATAAACTTCTTGGGCTTTCTAGTGACGATTTAGACGTTACGTTGAATAAAGTTACCGGTGTTGACTTTGCAAATTCAATATTTGAGTATGTTCACTCTCTCGACTCTGACTCAGTTATTCCATATAAAGACGCACTTGGCAAGCTAACTGTCAATCCCGATCAAAGCAAGCATTTAGAAACTGCTACCTTATCCCTATTTGACCTTGATATTGATTTTGTAGGACTTCGTGCAGAATCATATGATGATAAAAGTCGAATTCCTAGCGTTACCCCAGGAACTGTTGAAACAGATGCATTGAGAAGAGACTTCACGGTTAACACCCTATTCTTTAACATACGaacagaaaaaatagaGGACATTACAAAGCGAGGATATAAAGATTTGCAAACCAAAGTGTTGGTCACGCCCATTTCACCTCTCCAATCATTTTTGGAAGATCCCTTACGAATTTTGAGAGGCATTCGGTTTGCATCCAGATTTGAATTTACAATTGATCCGTCGGTCGTTTCCGCTATCCAAGATCCGAAAGTATgtaaagcttttgaaaaaaaggttaGCAAGGAACGTGTAGGAGAggaaattgagaaaatgtTGAAGGGTGCAAACGCGAAGCTAGCACTTCAACTGTTATATTCAACGAACACGTATCAGTTTACGTTCGATACTTTGCCAgctgaaaaagaatttcaaattcCAAAGGCATTGGAAGCTACCGAGTCTTTATTTCAGAGTCTTGCATTGACGTTTCCTAAACTTATGAAATTAAGTGAAGATGAGAAAATTGGGCTATGGCTATATGTTGCTCTAATTCCATGGTCTAGTCAAACTGTTATGgttaagaaaaaacaattttatattCCTGCAATCATCGCAAAAGACAAGTTGAAGCTCAGAAGTACATATGTTAACCAGTTGAATCAGTGCTGCACATTCAATCCGATATTCGATGAATTAGTTAACGATACTTCCACTAAAAATTGCTCATCTATTGGCAGCTTAATACGACAATTGAATAAATCCTGGGAAGTCGTGTTTTTAACATCGGTCATATATAGTTGTTGTAAAACACCGGCAGCATCTGTATCAAATACATTTAGTTCTTATAAATCTCTATATGACTTTATTTAtgacaaaaatttacaaaatgcTTATAACATGAAGCCATTATTAGAC gGAAAACAGATCATGAAAAATGTGGGAGTTAAGCCTGGCCCGCAGCTGAAAGAGACTATGGATAACATGATTTCCTGGCAATTTAAACACCCTGAAGGAAGTGTCGAAGATTGTGTTGCATACCTTCAATCCCtaaaaatataa